A window of the Oryzias melastigma strain HK-1 linkage group LG11, ASM292280v2, whole genome shotgun sequence genome harbors these coding sequences:
- the psmb9a gene encoding proteasome subunit beta type-9 has translation MLGEAEPQWVSEEVKTGTTIIAIEFDGGVVLGSDSRVSAGASVVNRVMNKLSPLHDKIYCALSGSAADAQTIAEMVNYQLDVHSIEIDEDPQVRSAATLVKNISYKYKEELSAHLIVAGWDRREGGQVFATLSGLLTRQPFAIGGSGSSYVYGFVDAEYRRGMTKEECQKFVVNTLALAMNRDGSSGGVAYMVTIDEHSTEEKVVLGNDLPTFFDQ, from the exons ATGTTGGGAGAAGCGGAGCCTCAGTGGGTTTCTGAGGAGGTGAAAACTGGA ACAACCATCATAGCCATTGAGTTTGATGGGGGAGTCGTTCTGGGCTCTGATTCCAGAGTGTCTGCAGG GGCCTCGGTGGTCAACAGGGTGATGAACAAACTGTCCCCCCTCCATGATAAGATCTACTGTGCTCTGTCAGGATCTGCAGCAGATGCTCAGACCATCGCTGAGATGGTCAACTACCAGCTCGATGTCCACAG caTAGAGATAGATGAGGACCCTCAGGTTCGCTCAGCTGCCACTCTGGTGAAAAACATCTCCTACAAGTACAAGGAGGAGCTGTCGGCACATCTAATAGTCGCTGGCTGGGACAGAAGGGAAGGAGGACAG GTGTTTGCCACCCTCAGTGGACTTCTGACCAGACAGCCTTTTGCCATTGGAGGCTCAGGAAGCTCCTATGTTTACGGGTTTGTTGATGCTGAGTATCGCAGAGGAATGACCAAGGAGGAGTGCCAGAAGTTTGTGGTCAACA CTCTTGCATTGGCCATGAACCGTGACGGCTCCAGTGGCGGCGTAGCCTACATGGTCACCATCGATGAGCACAGCACAGAGGAGAAGGTCGTTCTCGGAAATGACCTACCGACCTTTTTTGATCAGTGA
- the psmb12 gene encoding proteasome 20S subunit beta 12: MEKHFTDSRVKGVSTGTTILAAVFDGGVVIGSDSRASIGGDYVSSKAINKLIQVHDRIFCCIAGSLADAQAVTKTAKFQLSFHSIQMENPPLVIAAASVLKELCYNNKDELQAGFITAGWDKKKGPQVYVVSLGGMLISQPVTIAGSGSTYIYGYVDAKYKVNMTREECLQFATNALALAMGRDNVSGGVVNLVVITEAGVEHIVIPGDKLPTFSDE; this comes from the exons ATGGAGAAACACTTCACGGACTCGCGAGTCAAAGGAGTCAGCACGGGA ACCACCATCCTGGCTGCAGTCTTTGATGGAGGGGTCGTGATCGGATCAGACTCCCGAGCTTCCATTGGAGG GGACTATGTATCATCCAAAGCCATCAACAAGCTGATTCAGGTTCATGACCGGATCTTCTGCTGCATTGCTGGATCACTTGCAGATGCTCAGGCTGTCACCAAAACAGCAAAGTTCCAGCTGTCTTTTCACAG catccaAATGGAGAATCCTCCACTGGTGATCGCAGCAGCTTCAGTACTGAAAGAACTGTGTTACAACAACAAAGACGAGCTGCAGGCCGGCTTCATCACTGCAGGCTGGGACAAGAAGAAAGGACCTCAG GTGTATGTTGTTTCTCTGGGTGGGATGTTGATCAGTCAACCCGTCACCATCGCAGGATCAGGGAGCACATATATCTATGGTTATGTTGATGCTAAATACAAAGTCAACATGACCAGAGAAGAGTGTCTACAGTTTGCCACAAACG CTCTGGCTCTGGCCATGGGCAGGGACAACGTCAGCGGAGGAGTGGTGAATCTGGTGGTCATCACCGAGGCAGGAGTGGAGCACATTGTTATTCCTGGTGACAAACTTCCTACGTTCAGCGATGAGTGA
- the psmb13a gene encoding proteasome 20S subunit beta 13a — MALSNVLESPASGFNFDNAARNAAFEGLFEEGHPPKPMKTGTTIAGVVFKDGVVLGADTRATSSEVVADKMCAKIHYISPNIYCCGAGTAADTEKTTDLLSSNLTVFSLNSGRNPRVVMAVNILQDMLYRYHGQIGANLILGGVDCTGNHLYTVGPYGSVTKVPYLAMGSGDLAALGILEDGFKHDLELEKAKELVRDSIHAGIMSDLGSGNNIDICVITKQGVDYIRPFQESEYKDTRKPKYKYRPGTTPVLTKKVVPLKLEVVEETQQRMDTV, encoded by the exons ATGGCGCTATCAAATGTCCTGGAGAGTCCAGCATCTGGATTCAACTTTGACAACGCGGCCAG AAACGCTGCGTTCGAGGGTCTGTTTGAGGAGGGGCACCCCCCCAAACCAATGAAAACGGGAACCACCATAGCAGGGGTCGTGTTTAAG GATGGAGTGGTGCTGGGAGCAGACACAAGAGCCACGTCCAGTGAagtggtggcagacaagatgtgTGCCAAGATCCATTACATTTCTCCAAACATATA ctgttgtggagcaggaacAGCAGCAGACACAGAGAAAACCACAGACCTGCTCTCCTCCAACCTCACCGTCTTCTCCCTGAACAGCGGCAGGAATCCTCGTGTCGTCATGGCGGTCAACATACTGCAGGACATGCTGTACAG GTATCACGGTCAGATTGGGGCAAATCTCATTCTGGGAGGAGTGGACTGTACAGGGAACCACCTGTACACCGTGGGGCCTTATGGCAGTGTAACTAAAGTGCCATATTTGGCAATGG GATCTGGGGATCTGGCTGCTCTCGGGATTTTAGAGGATGGGTTCAAGCATGATCTTGAG CTGGAGAAGGCGAAGGAGCTGGTGCGAGATTCCATTCATGCAGGCATCATGAGTGATCTCGGCTCCGGCAACAACATCGACATCTGTGTCATCACCAAGCAAGGAGTGGACTACATCAGACCCTTCCAGGAGTCTGAGTACAAAGATACCAG GAAACCCAAATATAAATATCGTCCTGGCACCACACCAGTTTTGACGAAGAAAGTAGTCCCTTTAAAGCTGGAAGTTGTTGAGGAGACCCAGCAGCGGATGGATACAGTCTGA
- the psmb8a gene encoding proteasome subunit beta type-8 codes for MALAAVCGDKSVYGQIFSGKQARLFDRPNHFSFGTKIQEFAVPVGNEPSSFLGTCNREEGVRIELDHGTTTLAFKFRHGVIVAVDSRASAGNYLASNDANKVIEINPYLLGTMSGSAADCQYWERLLAKECRLYKLRNNHRISVAAASKLLSNMMLGYRGMGLSMGSMICGWDKEGPGLYYVDSNGTRLSGRMFSTGCGNSYAYGVVDSGYEEDMTVEEAYELGCRGIAHATHRDAYSGGSVNMYHMREDGWIKVCKEDVSKLIHRYREGMF; via the exons ATGGCGCTTGCAGCAGTCTGTGGTGATAAGTCCGTTTATGGACAGATTTTCTCTGGGAAACAGGCGCGTCTCTTCGACCGACCGAACCACTTTAGCTTTGGAACCAAAATCCAAGAATTTGCCGTTCCTGTTGGTAACGAG CCTTCAAGCTTCCTCGGAACCTGTAACCGGGAGGAAGGTGTGCGTATCGAACTGGACCATGGAACCACCACGCTGGCCTTCAAGTTCAGACACGGAGTCATCGTGGCTGTGGACTCCAGAGCTTCAGCTGGAAACTACTTAG CATCCAATGATGCCAACAAGGTGATAGAGATCAACCCTTACCTGCTGGGCACCATGTCAGGCAGTGCGGCAGACTGTCAGTACTGGGAGAGACTCCTCGCCAAAGAGTGCCG ACTGTACAAACTGAGGAACAACCACCGCATTTCTGTGGCTGCTGCCTCCAAGCTGCTGTCCAACATGATGCTTGGCTACAGAGGGATGGGTCTCTCTATGGGGAGCATGATCTGTGGATGGGATAAAGAG GGTCCTGGTCTGTACTATGTGGATAGTAATGGGACTCGCCTGTCAGGTCGTATGTTTTCTACTGGCTGTGGGAACAGCTATGCTTATGGAGTGGTGGACAGCGGTTATGAAGAGGACATGACAGTGGAGGAGGCGTATGAGCTCGGCTGTCGGGGTATCGCTCACGCCACACACAGAGATGCATACTCCGGAGGATCGGTAAACA TGTACCACATGAGGGAAGATGGCTGGATAAAAGTGTGTAAAGAAGACGTGTCTAAGCTGATCCACCGCTACAGAGAGGGAATGTTCTGA